The proteins below come from a single Polymorphobacter fuscus genomic window:
- the fliA gene encoding RNA polymerase sigma factor FliA, producing the protein MDARLGLDPALYAPARLARTDPERLVSTHMGLVRKIAWHVHGRVSSALDVEDLVQIGMVSLVESARAFEDRGHAAFATYATMRIRGAMIDQLRKGATLVRSAMRRRREWGQVRSSLEGLLGRAATDAEMAEKLEISVEAYRTAMAATHSAQVESIDDVYSDHSDWFADDTPDAHDQLQSRSMQAAIAEAVKTLPEREAMVLQLYFVEELNLEEIGQVLGVGAARVCQIKKAALGKLRGRLAGWDAA; encoded by the coding sequence ATGGATGCACGACTTGGTCTCGATCCGGCGCTGTATGCGCCGGCGCGGCTGGCGCGGACCGATCCGGAACGGCTGGTGTCGACGCATATGGGGCTGGTCAGGAAGATCGCCTGGCATGTCCATGGCCGGGTGTCGTCGGCGCTCGATGTCGAGGATCTGGTACAGATCGGCATGGTCAGCCTCGTTGAATCGGCGCGGGCTTTCGAGGATCGCGGCCATGCCGCCTTTGCCACCTATGCGACGATGCGCATTCGCGGTGCGATGATCGACCAGCTGCGCAAGGGCGCGACATTGGTGCGGTCGGCGATGCGGCGGCGGCGCGAATGGGGGCAGGTGCGGTCGAGCCTCGAAGGCCTGCTCGGGCGGGCGGCGACCGACGCGGAAATGGCGGAAAAGCTGGAGATCAGCGTCGAAGCCTATCGCACCGCCATGGCGGCGACGCATTCGGCACAGGTCGAGTCGATCGACGATGTCTATTCGGACCATAGCGACTGGTTCGCCGACGACACGCCCGACGCCCATGACCAGCTGCAATCGCGGTCGATGCAGGCGGCGATCGCCGAGGCGGTGAAGACGCTGCCCGAGCGCGAGGCGATGGTGCTGCAACTGTATTTCGTCGAGGAGCTGAATCTGGAGGAGATCGGCCAGGTGCTGGGGGTGGGAGCAGCGCGGGTCTGCCAGATCAAGAAGGCGGCGCTGGGCAAGCTGCGCGGCCGGCTGGCGGGGTGGGATGCGGCCTGA
- the flhA gene encoding flagellar biosynthesis protein FlhA, whose translation MAGLALRFDPRAALLPVAILLLVLLMVVPLPAVLLDLFFILNIGVSLIVLMVAINTRKPLDFSAFPTVLLFATLLRLSLNVASTRVVLVHGHEGTSAAGHVIEAFGAFLVGGDYVVGIFVFAVLMIINLVVITKGAGRVSEVAARFTLDALPGKQMAIDADLNAGLLTADEARARRLEVTTEADFHGSMDGASKFVKGDAVAGVLILAINIVGGLILGTVQHGLGIGEAARVYLLLAIGDGLVAQVPALLLSIAAAMVVTRVGSEQDLAGQVTSQFSGAGNWLPVAVILALLALLPGMPALVILPAAAGAGLIAWRLRTPAVRAVSEATEAAPTTIDWAEVSDTAAASLDIGFGLVPMVDEGRGAPLMARITGIRRQLSKALGFVLPPVRVRDDLALSPFAYRIAIGGVTVGEDLAFPDDVLAIEAGPVSAAIEGRPVTDPAFGLPARWIAPEEADLATAAGYTVVDAASVIGTHLNHLLSIHAHRLIGQDEVQALLDTLAEQAPALAGALVPKLLPLATVTGVFQRLVEEGVPVRDTRAIVSALVNNAARSPDPAELTEIIRPALGAAIVQTLAGLREPVAAIALDPGLEGLLANAVRAAGGSAWPFDPDLGARVGEAVSAAAAPLVAEGRRFAIVTVPLVRRPLWALLRVRLPQPVVLAFSEIPDDRTIDVVAIVGGADAAGVPGGADAAGIRGGADASQPQLVAGD comes from the coding sequence ATGGCGGGGCTTGCGCTTCGGTTCGATCCGCGGGCGGCGCTGCTGCCGGTCGCCATCCTGCTGCTGGTGCTGCTGATGGTGGTGCCGTTGCCGGCGGTGCTGCTCGACCTGTTCTTCATCCTCAACATCGGCGTGTCGCTGATCGTGCTGATGGTCGCCATCAACACCAGGAAGCCGCTGGATTTTTCGGCCTTTCCGACCGTGTTGCTGTTCGCGACCCTGTTGCGACTTTCGCTCAACGTCGCTTCGACGCGCGTGGTGCTGGTGCATGGCCATGAAGGAACCAGCGCGGCGGGGCATGTCATCGAGGCGTTCGGGGCGTTCCTGGTCGGCGGCGACTATGTCGTCGGCATCTTCGTCTTTGCCGTCCTCATGATCATCAACCTGGTGGTCATCACCAAGGGCGCCGGGCGCGTGTCCGAAGTCGCGGCGCGCTTCACGCTCGATGCGCTGCCGGGCAAGCAGATGGCGATCGACGCCGATCTGAACGCCGGGCTGTTGACCGCCGACGAAGCGCGGGCGCGGCGGCTGGAGGTGACGACCGAGGCGGATTTCCATGGCAGCATGGACGGCGCGTCGAAGTTCGTGAAGGGCGATGCCGTGGCGGGGGTGCTCATCCTCGCCATCAACATCGTCGGCGGGCTGATCCTGGGCACGGTCCAGCACGGGCTGGGCATCGGCGAGGCGGCGCGGGTCTATCTGTTGCTCGCCATCGGCGACGGGCTGGTGGCGCAGGTGCCGGCGCTGCTGCTGTCGATCGCCGCGGCCATGGTGGTGACGCGGGTCGGTTCCGAACAGGATCTGGCGGGGCAGGTGACGAGCCAGTTTTCGGGCGCCGGCAACTGGCTGCCGGTGGCGGTCATCCTGGCGTTGCTGGCGCTGCTTCCGGGGATGCCGGCGCTGGTCATCCTGCCGGCGGCGGCCGGCGCCGGCCTTATCGCGTGGCGGCTGCGAACGCCGGCGGTGCGCGCCGTCAGCGAGGCGACGGAGGCGGCGCCGACGACGATCGACTGGGCCGAAGTGTCCGACACGGCGGCGGCGAGCCTCGATATCGGCTTCGGACTGGTGCCGATGGTCGATGAAGGCCGGGGTGCGCCACTGATGGCGCGGATCACCGGTATCCGGCGGCAATTGTCGAAGGCACTCGGCTTCGTGCTGCCGCCGGTGCGCGTCCGCGACGATCTGGCGCTCAGCCCCTTTGCCTATCGCATCGCCATCGGCGGCGTCACGGTGGGGGAGGATCTGGCGTTTCCCGACGACGTCCTCGCCATCGAGGCGGGGCCGGTCAGTGCTGCCATCGAAGGACGGCCGGTGACCGACCCGGCGTTCGGCCTGCCGGCGCGCTGGATCGCGCCCGAGGAGGCCGATCTGGCGACGGCGGCGGGCTATACTGTCGTCGATGCGGCTTCGGTGATCGGCACCCATCTCAACCATCTTCTGTCGATCCATGCCCATCGCCTGATCGGGCAGGACGAGGTGCAGGCGCTGCTCGACACGCTCGCCGAACAAGCGCCGGCGCTGGCCGGGGCGCTGGTGCCCAAGCTGCTGCCGCTGGCGACGGTGACCGGCGTGTTCCAGCGGCTGGTCGAGGAAGGCGTGCCGGTGCGCGACACCCGCGCCATCGTCTCGGCGCTCGTCAACAACGCGGCGCGGTCGCCCGACCCCGCCGAACTGACCGAGATCATCCGCCCGGCGCTGGGCGCGGCGATCGTCCAGACGCTCGCGGGCCTGCGTGAACCCGTCGCGGCGATCGCGCTCGATCCGGGGCTGGAAGGCCTGCTCGCCAATGCGGTGCGCGCTGCTGGCGGCTCGGCATGGCCGTTCGACCCCGACCTGGGCGCGCGGGTCGGCGAGGCCGTGTCGGCGGCCGCCGCCCCGCTGGTTGCCGAAGGCCGACGCTTCGCCATCGTCACCGTGCCGCTGGTGCGCCGGCCACTATGGGCGCTGCTGCGCGTGCGGCTGCCGCAGCCCGTGGTGCTGGCGTTCAGCGAGATCCCCGACGACCGCACGATCGATGTCGTGGCGATCGTCGGCGGCGCCGACGCGGCAGGAGTTCCCGGCGGCGCCGACGCGGCAGGAATCCGCGGCGGCGCCGACGCGTCCCAACCCCAACTTGTTGCAGGAGACTGA
- a CDS encoding transglycosylase SLT domain-containing protein, protein MDFAGTIAGISQGVGSVATAVREAAERTGVDFSYLMAQARVESGLNPQAQARTSSARGLYQFTSSTWLDTVRKHGAAHGLGWAAEAIASGAAKAGSATRETILALRDNAEAAALMAGEFARDNGHRLEATLGRAMGSTDLYMAHFLGVGGAAKFLGALASVPNMAAATLLPAAAAANRGVFFDKDGSARSVAEVYARFETKLGAGAAGDAPLPARENASPTSPRRGEVRVDAAQARLAYMLLAALS, encoded by the coding sequence ATGGACTTTGCAGGGACGATCGCGGGAATTTCGCAAGGAGTCGGCAGCGTCGCCACGGCGGTGCGCGAGGCCGCAGAGCGCACGGGCGTCGATTTTTCCTATCTGATGGCGCAGGCGCGGGTGGAGTCGGGGCTCAACCCACAGGCGCAGGCCAGGACGTCGAGCGCGCGCGGGCTGTACCAGTTCACCAGCAGCACCTGGTTGGACACGGTGCGCAAACATGGGGCCGCGCATGGTCTGGGCTGGGCCGCCGAGGCCATCGCCAGCGGCGCGGCAAAGGCCGGCAGCGCGACACGCGAGACCATATTGGCGCTGCGCGACAATGCCGAGGCGGCGGCGCTGATGGCCGGCGAATTCGCGCGCGACAATGGCCATCGGCTGGAGGCGACGCTGGGCCGCGCAATGGGGTCAACCGACCTGTATATGGCGCACTTCCTGGGGGTCGGCGGCGCTGCCAAGTTCCTCGGCGCGCTGGCGTCGGTGCCCAACATGGCGGCGGCGACGCTGCTGCCGGCGGCGGCGGCGGCGAACCGCGGCGTATTTTTCGACAAGGACGGGTCGGCGCGGTCGGTGGCCGAGGTCTATGCGCGGTTCGAGACGAAGCTGGGGGCGGGGGCTGCCGGCGATGCCCCTCTCCCGGCTCGCGAAAACGCGAGTCCGACCTCCCCCCGGCGGGGGGAGGTTCGTGTGGACGCTGCGCAGGCGCGGCTGGCCTATATGCTGTTGGCGGCGTTGAGCTGA
- the flgM gene encoding flagellar biosynthesis anti-sigma factor FlgM codes for MIDGIGRGQLPRLLAQGMEATPRGPMAVEPAATGPRPATKAPAGAVVRAMAASPPVDSARVEVLRNAIAAGTYKPDPAAIAARMIALESGGGR; via the coding sequence ATGATCGACGGGATCGGACGTGGCCAACTGCCGCGATTGCTGGCGCAGGGGATGGAAGCCACGCCGCGCGGGCCGATGGCGGTAGAGCCGGCCGCGACCGGCCCGCGGCCGGCAACAAAGGCGCCCGCCGGCGCGGTGGTGCGTGCCATGGCGGCGTCGCCGCCGGTCGACAGCGCGCGGGTGGAGGTGCTGCGCAACGCCATCGCGGCGGGGACGTACAAGCCCGATCCGGCCGCGATCGCGGCCAGGATGATCGCGCTGGAAAGCGGCGGCGGGCGCTGA
- a CDS encoding flagellar basal body rod protein FlgB: MTGPDLLDAQLGPHAAALRLRSQRLDIIASNIANAATPGYKARDIDFRASLDSATTALRYRVPVQASLDGNTVELATEQTAFAENAVNYRASLSFLTGRIQTIMAALKGGE; encoded by the coding sequence ATGACCGGACCCGACCTCCTCGACGCCCAGCTCGGCCCCCATGCCGCCGCCCTCAGGCTGCGGTCGCAACGGCTCGACATCATTGCGTCGAACATCGCCAATGCGGCAACGCCGGGCTACAAGGCCCGCGACATCGATTTCCGCGCGTCGCTGGACAGTGCGACGACCGCATTGCGCTACCGTGTCCCGGTCCAGGCCTCGCTCGACGGCAACACCGTCGAGCTTGCCACCGAACAGACCGCATTTGCCGAAAATGCCGTCAACTATCGCGCCTCGCTCAGCTTTCTCACCGGGCGCATCCAGACGATCATGGCTGCCCTGAAGGGCGGCGAATGA
- the flgC gene encoding flagellar basal body rod protein FlgC: MSPPVNSGFSTFAIAGRAMAAQLVRLNAIASNLANAGAVAGTADTAYRALRPVFATRYAGQAATVDVTSVERTGTPDKRSEPNHPLADADGNVWTAAVDPNQELVEMVETQRQYANNVEVLTTAKALALDTLRLGR; encoded by the coding sequence ATGAGCCCGCCCGTGAATTCCGGCTTCTCCACCTTCGCCATCGCCGGCCGCGCCATGGCGGCGCAGCTGGTACGGCTCAACGCCATCGCGTCGAACCTCGCCAATGCCGGCGCCGTGGCGGGCACCGCCGACACCGCCTATCGCGCCCTGCGCCCGGTGTTCGCCACCCGCTACGCCGGCCAGGCCGCCACCGTCGATGTCACATCGGTCGAACGCACCGGCACGCCGGACAAGCGCAGCGAGCCCAATCATCCACTTGCCGATGCCGATGGCAATGTCTGGACCGCTGCCGTCGACCCCAATCAGGAGCTTGTCGAAATGGTCGAAACCCAACGCCAATATGCCAATAACGTCGAAGTGTTGACGACCGCCAAGGCGCTGGCGCTCGACACGCTGCGGCTGGGCCGCTGA
- a CDS encoding flagellar hook assembly protein FlgD, translating to MSVTAIPGVRTVETGVPKPPKKTLDQSDFLALMGAQLKNQDPTKPVDNTEYVAQMAQFSTVSGIAETNRSLTAIVERLDRLVAATPSAPSAQGPAA from the coding sequence ATGAGCGTCACCGCCATCCCCGGCGTCCGCACCGTCGAAACCGGCGTGCCGAAGCCGCCGAAAAAGACGCTCGACCAGTCCGACTTCCTCGCCCTGATGGGTGCGCAGCTGAAGAACCAGGACCCGACCAAGCCCGTCGACAACACCGAATATGTTGCCCAGATGGCGCAGTTTTCGACCGTGTCCGGCATTGCCGAGACCAACCGCAGCCTCACGGCCATCGTCGAACGGCTCGATCGCCTGGTCGCCGCCACCCCTTCCGCACCCTCGGCACAAGGACCCGCAGCATGA
- a CDS encoding flagellar hook protein FlgE, which yields MTFSTAMSGLNGAQTELATMANNIANVGTNGFKRSRVAFGDIIAASPSQNPSRTIGSGTYVKAVAQQFQQGAIETSDSALDLAISGQGFFTVRAGEGDGETSFTRNGAFGVDADRYVVDASGRRLQLFPTTTDGSVLTTDLGSTIPARLPLTSGDPRPTGLIKLAVNLPASATIIPDLPAYSAGNPYAFDRNDPATFNNSTSTTIFDPLGNPVPANVYYIKTAAPSPGQPDHEWTARVFVGPTELQVAGVSGINMRFDANGALVAPAAPVTFDPFGLPGAGMTTGLTLDHGVATTQLTGGFSRISVEQDGYAAGQLESILVDGSGTLSASFNNGEIHTIGKVAIANFASPQGLKPLGDARYVATPDSGNPITGEAGRNGLGSVRSGSLERSNVDLTAELVGLIAAQRNFQANAKAMETDSALLQTIINLRQ from the coding sequence ATGACCTTTTCCACCGCCATGTCGGGCCTCAACGGCGCCCAGACCGAGCTTGCCACCATGGCCAACAACATCGCCAATGTCGGCACCAACGGCTTCAAGCGCAGCCGTGTCGCTTTCGGCGACATCATTGCCGCCTCGCCCAGCCAGAACCCGTCCCGCACCATCGGTTCGGGCACCTATGTCAAGGCGGTGGCCCAGCAGTTCCAGCAGGGCGCCATCGAAACCTCCGACAGCGCGCTCGACCTGGCGATTTCGGGCCAGGGCTTCTTCACCGTCCGCGCCGGCGAAGGCGATGGCGAAACCAGCTTCACCCGCAACGGCGCCTTCGGCGTCGACGCCGATCGCTATGTCGTCGACGCCTCGGGACGTCGGCTGCAACTGTTCCCCACCACCACCGATGGCAGCGTGCTGACCACCGATCTCGGCTCCACCATTCCGGCGCGGCTACCGCTGACCTCGGGCGATCCGCGGCCCACCGGCCTCATCAAGCTCGCCGTCAACCTGCCGGCCAGCGCCACCATCATCCCGGACCTGCCGGCATACAGCGCCGGCAATCCCTATGCCTTCGATCGCAACGACCCCGCGACGTTCAACAATTCGACGTCGACGACGATCTTCGATCCGCTCGGCAATCCGGTCCCGGCCAATGTCTATTATATCAAGACCGCGGCGCCCTCGCCCGGCCAGCCCGACCATGAATGGACGGCGCGGGTATTCGTCGGGCCGACCGAACTCCAGGTGGCCGGGGTCAGCGGCATCAACATGCGCTTCGATGCCAATGGCGCGCTCGTCGCCCCGGCAGCGCCGGTCACCTTCGACCCGTTCGGACTGCCCGGCGCCGGCATGACCACCGGATTGACGCTGGATCACGGCGTCGCCACCACGCAATTGACCGGCGGCTTCAGCCGCATCAGCGTCGAACAGGATGGCTATGCCGCCGGCCAGCTCGAAAGTATCCTCGTCGATGGCAGCGGCACGCTCAGCGCCAGTTTCAACAATGGCGAGATCCACACCATCGGCAAGGTGGCGATCGCCAATTTCGCCAGTCCGCAAGGGCTGAAGCCACTGGGCGATGCCCGCTATGTCGCCACGCCCGATTCCGGCAATCCGATCACCGGCGAAGCCGGGCGCAACGGGCTGGGCAGCGTCCGGTCGGGCAGCCTCGAACGCTCCAACGTCGATCTCACTGCCGAACTCGTCGGGCTGATCGCGGCGCAGCGCAACTTCCAGGCCAATGCCAAGGCGATGGAAACCGATTCCGCGCTGCTCCAGACCATCATCAACCTGCGGCAGTAA
- a CDS encoding flagellar basal body rod protein FlgF gives MDRLIYTALTGLAARTRSQAVMANNLANAQTTGFRREIVAAEGRYLTGGATPARAQAGAFSVATPRENGKVAATGRALDIALGGNAWLAIQGPVVAGNPTEAYTRRGDLDISTSGILQNGDGRAVLNQNGVPITVAAGASLTIAPDGTLTTRTNGIDANIGRLKLVAARALEKGADGMFTSKDPLPVDPDARLASGALETSNVQTAGALAELVEESRGFEVNARLLTIAKDIDERTARLMAFESN, from the coding sequence ATGGACCGCCTCATCTATACGGCGCTGACCGGGCTGGCGGCGCGGACACGGTCACAGGCGGTGATGGCGAACAACCTCGCCAACGCCCAGACGACCGGGTTTCGCCGCGAGATCGTCGCCGCCGAAGGCCGCTATCTGACCGGCGGCGCAACCCCGGCGCGGGCACAGGCCGGCGCCTTCAGCGTCGCCACCCCGCGCGAAAACGGCAAGGTCGCCGCCACCGGCCGCGCGCTCGATATCGCGCTCGGCGGCAATGCCTGGCTGGCCATCCAGGGGCCCGTCGTCGCCGGCAATCCGACCGAGGCCTATACCCGCCGCGGCGACCTCGACATCAGCACGTCGGGCATACTGCAAAATGGCGACGGCCGCGCCGTGCTCAACCAGAATGGCGTGCCGATCACCGTGGCCGCCGGCGCCAGCCTCACCATCGCCCCCGACGGCACCCTGACCACGCGCACCAACGGCATCGACGCCAATATCGGCAGGCTCAAGCTCGTGGCGGCGCGCGCGCTGGAAAAGGGCGCCGACGGCATGTTCACGTCGAAGGACCCGCTGCCCGTCGACCCCGATGCCCGGTTGGCCAGCGGTGCGCTCGAAACCTCCAACGTCCAGACCGCCGGCGCGCTCGCCGAACTTGTGGAGGAATCGCGCGGCTTCGAAGTCAACGCCCGCCTGCTGACCATCGCCAAGGACATCGACGAGCGCACCGCACGCCTGATGGCCTTCGAAAGCAACTGA